CTGATATAAACAAATTCCCCTTGACTGTAGAATCGTTTTTAGGCATCACATACGAAATAGATTGTCTCGTTTCCTCGCCTTCGGTAAAAGCGGTTACATGCTCATCCAGTCGGAAACAAGTATCCTCCCCTTCTACATGACATGTACGATACTCACTCTCTACCGGCCAAACAATTTCCAGACGATTTTGTGGTAAGTTACTAAAGTGATGGCGAATGATTAATTCATCATGTCTATTAATAATTTCAATTTCCTGATCGTATGTAAATTGATTGCCATTGCCGTTAGTAGTTGAATCGTTTGCTTCTTGATAATGCACATAGAGTAGAAGTGCGTTAATCAACAAGAGCAATACGAGTGCTGTTGTCATTTTTTTCAAGTACACACCTCCACCTATGCCCACTTCCAACTCGTTTCAAATAAAGTTTTCATTATTTATGTAATAAGGAAAGTTCATCGGCTTTTTTATGACTATCCAAACTAGCCTAACCAATCCCCGTTCTTTAAAGACCGGCTTTATAATCATATTCCTTCGCTTTATCTGGTTTAGCATTTTCATAAGTTGTCTTTAAAAAAGGGCGATAAGAAGGTACGACTCTTTTTACCGATGAAAGTTGCCTCACTTTTTTCATAACAGTTTCAACGTCTTCCTGATTACAATAAAGGACTACATATTTCATTTTTCTTGATATATAATGGACATGTCCATATTTTCTAAGTGACTTTGCTTGTCTTAAATTATGCAAATAAATAATTATTCCTTGTCGACTAATCATCTTTTTTCCCTCTTTTCCTACACACTACAATACCATATGTCTGAAAAGAGCTGCAACTACAATAAAAAACTATACATGGCATTTCATTGTTATGAATAAACTTTACTCGAACGATTTATTCATCAATGATCATCGAGGATTATCAATAATCATCGATAATCCCAGATAATCCCAGATGATCACGGTTAACAAAGGAGGAACTATCTTGAGAAGAAAAATAAATGTCGCTCTGACCGTTGGAGCTGCGGGCATTGCTGCCTGGGCTACTTCTAAAGTTGTAACTAAGTCAATCCCTCGCACCGAAAAGAAGGCATTACAATTTGAAAAACCAATCGTCTTAGCTAACCGTGGTGGCCTACTAGAAGCGCCTGAACATACGAACGCAGCTTTTACGCATGCAGCCTCGCTTGGCGTCCATGGTTTTGCAGTTGATATCCGTTTAACAAAAGATGAGCAGATTGTCGTATTTCATGATGAATATGTGAATCGAACTACAAATTTCGAAGGGAAATTAGCAGATTATACGTTGAGCGAATTAAAAGAAGCCGACGCTGGCTATCACTTTGAAGATAAACTCGGAGAATGTTCTTATAGAGGGAAAGGTGAAACAGTCTTATCTCTTAAAGAGCTACTAGAGCAATTTCCCCACCTGTTTATTTGTATTAACATTCAAGAAACGCCTGATACATATGAGGGAAGCTTAATTCCTTCAAAGTTATGGTATCTTATCGAAGAATTGGGTGCCGAAGACCGCCTTGCTGTTACAAGCGCTTATGATGAGCAAGTTGATCGATTTAATTTGTATGCACAAAACCGGATTGCTATCGGAGCGGGAAATCGTGAAATCAAAAAAGCCTATACTACTTACACAAGCCAATTCGGACATCTTTACCAACCAAATACTGATTTGTTTTGTTGTCCCCAAAAGATGGGGGTATTCTCAATCGGGAGAGTTGGATTTATCAATTTCTTATCGAAATTAAATATTCCTATCTATTTTAAAGGTGTCGATAAACCTGATAATATTACATCTCTTATCAATGCAGGCGCTGCTGGCTTTATTACTGACCAACCATCCGTCATTATGAAAACAATCCAAACTCACGTAGTGGAATAATTAAAAAATGCCGGACTTACGAAAATGTAAGTTCAGCATTTTTAGTTAAGCCGAGCAAGAACAGCCTCCACCAGTACCGCAGCCGCCTCCGCAAGATGAACCTGTAAAGAAACCATTTCCTGTCGGCACTTTTACTGATTCCGAAACCGTCTTTCCAATAATCATTCCGATTTCATCGAATAGTTGTTGCACATCGTTTTCTGCAAGACGAAGCGCAGCTACTTGTTCATTTAAGTCCAACTCTCTTTTACGCAATCGGATATCTTTCATCACAGTTTGATAATCTGGATGGTACCGCCCAAACCGTTGCACCTCTTCGTAACGTTCTTTTAGTCTGGTAAATTCTTTTATCGATTTTACAAGAACATCATTCGAATAAACAGCTTCCCGGGCTTTATTATATTCTTCAACGACCTCAGACGAAGCCATGATTTTAATAAGTTCTTCCGCATGTTCGATGATGGTTAGCCATTCATCAGTGATTAGCATTAGATACATCCCCTCCACTCTCCCTTAATCATAACAGATTAATTTGAGTTCGTGAATGGACAAGGCTTAATTATATATTCGCCAATAAGGCCTGCTCTGCTATTTCAACGTCAGAAAATGGGAGTATTTCCTCCCCAATATGTTGGGTTTTTTCATGTCCTTTCCCTGCAATTAAAACGATATCCCCCGCTGACGCATTGGCAATTGCACGTTGAATCGCTTTAGCTCTATCGATTTCTACTTGGACATTGGGACTTTCCGAGACAAATCCTGCTGTAATATCTTGAATAATGGCTAAGGGATTTTCATTTCTTGGATTATCAGAAGTTACCAAGACAGTAGAAGAATAGAATGCCGCGATTTCCCCCATCTCTTTTCTTTTTCCTTTATCTCGATTCCCGCCACAGCCAAAAACAGTAATAATCCTCTCTCGACATTCTTTTGCGAGTGATTGTAATACAATTTTTAATGCATCAGGCGTATGCGCATAGTCGATAATAACTGTTACGCCATTACGCTCTATCCTTTGCATTCGGCCCTCAGGTAATGATAATAAACGTGTATTAGTTAAAATATCCTTCAATGGAAAAGAGAGGATGTGCAAGGCGCTTATTGCTGCTAATGCATTCATTTGATTAAACATTTCAAAAACCGGGAGTGTTAATTCATAGTCATAAGAAGATATTTTTACTTGATAAGCTCCGTTTTCATTGATTAGTCGGATGTCTGCCGTCTCTCCCGTGCCGAAAAAAGTAATCGGTTTCGTAGCATTTTTTATCATGTCAATACATGCATCATCATCACGATTCACAACAAGATGTTTTGCCATGTGAACTAGCTTTTGCTTTGCTTGAATATATGCTTCTTTACTTCCGTGTTCATCATAATGGTCAGCACCTACATTTAGTAAAATACCAATATCAATCTCACAATCCTCCAACCGATTGGTGGATAGTCCGAGCGAAGAAGCTTCCATGACGATATGCGTAATACCCTTTTCCTCACAATCTCGTAGTAACGGATGAAGATACTCCGCAGGTAACGTGGTCATTGATGGAATATCGTAGGTAGCCCGCACGCCATCAATAAATACGCCTAACGTTCCAATAACAGCCGCACGCACCCCTAAACCACTTAATAGTTGACCAATAAAACGGCTTACCGTCGTCTTGCCATTTGTTCCTGTTACTGCAATTATTGTTAACCGTTCTGACGGATTCCCGGATAATCTTGCACTCGCATGC
This window of the Sporosarcina ureilytica genome carries:
- a CDS encoding YlbG family protein, with product MISRQGIIIYLHNLRQAKSLRKYGHVHYISRKMKYVVLYCNQEDVETVMKKVRQLSSVKRVVPSYRPFLKTTYENAKPDKAKEYDYKAGL
- a CDS encoding glycerophosphodiester phosphodiesterase family protein, translating into MRRKINVALTVGAAGIAAWATSKVVTKSIPRTEKKALQFEKPIVLANRGGLLEAPEHTNAAFTHAASLGVHGFAVDIRLTKDEQIVVFHDEYVNRTTNFEGKLADYTLSELKEADAGYHFEDKLGECSYRGKGETVLSLKELLEQFPHLFICINIQETPDTYEGSLIPSKLWYLIEELGAEDRLAVTSAYDEQVDRFNLYAQNRIAIGAGNREIKKAYTTYTSQFGHLYQPNTDLFCCPQKMGVFSIGRVGFINFLSKLNIPIYFKGVDKPDNITSLINAGAAGFITDQPSVIMKTIQTHVVE
- a CDS encoding YlbF family regulator; its protein translation is MLITDEWLTIIEHAEELIKIMASSEVVEEYNKAREAVYSNDVLVKSIKEFTRLKERYEEVQRFGRYHPDYQTVMKDIRLRKRELDLNEQVAALRLAENDVQQLFDEIGMIIGKTVSESVKVPTGNGFFTGSSCGGGCGTGGGCSCSA
- a CDS encoding UDP-N-acetylmuramoyl-L-alanyl-D-glutamate--2,6-diaminopimelate ligase; its protein translation is MLLLQELLKDWPCTFTGAKYSVPVVGVTENSKAVKPGFLFIARKGEKVDGISYIEEAIRLGAAAIVLDRPLSIDISCDTPLIIVPDCRKFLSHASARLSGNPSERLTIIAVTGTNGKTTVSRFIGQLLSGLGVRAAVIGTLGVFIDGVRATYDIPSMTTLPAEYLHPLLRDCEEKGITHIVMEASSLGLSTNRLEDCEIDIGILLNVGADHYDEHGSKEAYIQAKQKLVHMAKHLVVNRDDDACIDMIKNATKPITFFGTGETADIRLINENGAYQVKISSYDYELTLPVFEMFNQMNALAAISALHILSFPLKDILTNTRLLSLPEGRMQRIERNGVTVIIDYAHTPDALKIVLQSLAKECRERIITVFGCGGNRDKGKRKEMGEIAAFYSSTVLVTSDNPRNENPLAIIQDITAGFVSESPNVQVEIDRAKAIQRAIANASAGDIVLIAGKGHEKTQHIGEEILPFSDVEIAEQALLANI